One Nicotiana tomentosiformis unplaced genomic scaffold, ASM39032v3 Un00011, whole genome shotgun sequence genomic region harbors:
- the LOC138903831 gene encoding uncharacterized protein, whose protein sequence is MTEVEKRLQIIEAKNLSQQHGSKHAELSQQHGSKHADLGGDVGKHLKTQNLQTNTILHTAAGTSTSAIRKGKHTNTNMNAMFNKPYTPKSQNPLTPSPQTTSYRESLNQEKQTYDYITNSYIQNIHKIQTFLNLNPRSKTIQNPKTDYITQPLQGYNRLIAQPGTNANLVKTCYNYGLLSTVYTQTGQEIATIPELYSAFTTYKRITKGDLFYIKFYVAPAEILYNEIKPIIQVIKLGLTREMIIPENVQIQPEIPKPDIPAFYSNKRIIGLSTILSELVNNYVEEKPIWGYQSREHTMIYTHSKNLRENDMEEIRRWIKTLIQPEEAPITRAIRGEFISQNLMTRYCKQISPIYSEHICSKCQGEKNIVPEIKFEEEEN, encoded by the coding sequence ATGACGGAAGTAGAAAAGAGGTTGCAGATTATAGAAGCAAAAAACCTAAGCCAGCAGCATGGCTCAAAACATGCGGAACTAAGCCAGCAGCATGGCTCAAAACATGCGGACCTAGGAGGTGACGTTGGGAAACACCTAAAAACCCAAAACCTACAAACTAACACTATTTTACATACAGCTGCAGGTACATCAACATCAgcaataagaaaaggaaaacatacaaatacaaatatgaacgCCATGTTCAACAAGCCATATaccccaaaatcccaaaatccttTGACACCATCACCACAAACAACTAGCTATAGAGAAAGCTTAAACCAGGAAAAACAAACCTACGATTATATTACCAACAGCTATATACAAAATATCCACAAGATTCAAACCTTTTTAAACCTAAATCCGAgatcaaaaacaatccaaaacccAAAAACAGACTATATAACACAACCATTACAAGGATACAACCGACTGATTGCCCAACCAGGGACGAATGCAAATTTAGTTAAAACATGTTACAATTACGGACTATTAAGTACAGTGTACACACAAACCGGACAAGAAATAGCTACAATACCAGAGCTATATAGTGCCTTTACTACCTACAAGAGAATCACCAAAGGAGAcctattttatataaaattttatgtaGCACCAGCAGAGATACTCTATAACGAGATAAAACCAATAATCCAAGTTATTAAATTAGGACTAACTAGAGAAATGATTATCCCAGAAAATGTACAAATACAACCAGAAATACCCAAACCTGATATACCAGCATTCTACTCAAACAAAAGAATTATAGGACTATCAACCATTCTAAGTGAACTAGTCAACAATTATGTagaagaaaaacctatttgggGATACCAATCCCGAGAACACACGATGATCTACACCCATTCAAAAAACCTAAGGGAAAACGACATGGAAGAGATACGGAGATGGATTAAAACATTAATCCAACCAGAAGAAGCACCCATTACAAGAGCTATTAGAGgagaatttatttctcaaaacttAATGACAAGATACTGCAAACAAATTAGTCCAATCTACTCAGAGCACATATGTTCGAAATGTCAAGGAGAGAAAAA